Proteins from a genomic interval of Treponema brennaborense DSM 12168:
- a CDS encoding outer membrane lipoprotein-sorting protein: protein MQTKKLFLTLFFIVSGLCVFAQVEDSNALLSAVDSLISFADTDLSAEYTLVNRKPGGATSTTVAAMFRRDAKDQFVILILEPAIDKGKGYLKTGENLWLYDPADSSFTFTSAKDRFQSMCIRNSDFNRPNYSGNYSVLSAEKETLGKFECTVLKLEATNNSIAYPISKIWVSSDNLIRKIEDYSLSGQLMRSTAIPSYQKLDERWLPQTMVIQDNLVYKIVNNKKEYERTTVTIKNPSLQKLPDTIYTKEYLQRMR from the coding sequence ATGCAAACAAAGAAATTGTTTTTAACTCTTTTTTTTATCGTGAGCGGATTATGCGTTTTTGCGCAAGTTGAGGATTCAAACGCGTTGCTTTCCGCGGTAGACTCGTTGATTTCCTTTGCCGATACGGATTTATCGGCAGAATATACGTTAGTAAACAGAAAACCGGGGGGAGCAACCAGTACGACTGTTGCGGCGATGTTCCGCCGCGACGCAAAAGATCAGTTCGTTATATTGATTCTTGAGCCGGCGATTGATAAGGGAAAAGGCTATTTGAAAACCGGTGAAAATTTGTGGCTGTACGATCCTGCCGACAGCAGTTTTACGTTTACCAGCGCAAAAGATCGGTTCCAAAGTATGTGTATCCGCAATTCCGATTTCAACCGGCCTAACTATTCCGGAAATTATTCCGTCCTTTCTGCCGAAAAAGAAACACTCGGAAAGTTCGAGTGTACCGTACTGAAGTTGGAAGCAACGAATAATTCCATTGCATACCCCATATCGAAGATTTGGGTTTCTTCAGATAATTTGATACGGAAAATAGAGGACTACAGTTTGTCCGGCCAGTTGATGCGCTCGACCGCCATTCCTTCGTATCAGAAGCTGGATGAACGGTGGCTGCCGCAAACCATGGTTATTCAGGATAATTTGGTGTATAAAATAGTCAACAATAAAAAAGAATACGAACGTACGACTGTTACGATAAAAAATCCTTCATTGCAGAAATTACCGGATACCATATATACGAAAGAATATTTGCAGCGGATGCGGTAG
- a CDS encoding threonine/serine exporter family protein produces the protein MFFFDLLLAGIWGAGAAAGLSYCFNISRYDIVWGAVTGGLGWMVYTAVSAVAGGTGAYFWGALTAAVSAETIAIVIKNPATVYLVPGLLPLVPGGGMFQTMRAAVQGNLEEALALGLSTLTAAGAIALGVALASSAARIVASIIRQWHKRR, from the coding sequence ATGTTCTTTTTTGATTTGCTGCTTGCCGGAATTTGGGGCGCGGGGGCCGCCGCCGGGTTGTCGTATTGTTTCAATATCAGCCGTTACGATATCGTTTGGGGCGCCGTAACCGGCGGGTTGGGCTGGATGGTGTATACCGCCGTTTCAGCGGTTGCCGGCGGAACGGGCGCCTATTTTTGGGGGGCGCTGACCGCCGCCGTTTCTGCGGAGACTATCGCCATCGTCATAAAAAATCCGGCGACGGTATATTTGGTGCCCGGACTGCTGCCGCTCGTGCCCGGCGGCGGCATGTTTCAGACGATGCGCGCGGCCGTTCAGGGAAACCTTGAGGAAGCGCTTGCGCTCGGACTTTCGACGCTGACAGCCGCGGGCGCTATTGCGCTCGGCGTAGCGCTGGCTTCGTCCGCCGCCCGTATCGTCGCTTCAATTATCCGCCAGTGGCATAAACGGCGCTGA
- a CDS encoding GNVR domain-containing protein — protein sequence MDNEITNDTDEISLIDLFAVLLRHKALIISVTVTAALAVVIFSIVSLALPPDISPLPNEYTPSAHMLINDSSASGSGGLSAMINSSGLGSLASLAGVSTSSQSYSSLAVYLAGTNLFLDTIVDKFGFIELWQIKKSPRAESRKMLKNLLTASFDEKTAVFTISFTDIDPVFAQSVVNFAVDYMENRFLEMGLDKNKLEKRNMEENLASSYDEIIRLQKKIQELESSVSNGYTAASIPAIMLDTSMLKLELAAQQEVYTQIKTQYELLKITMASETPVFQILERAEVPDQKSKPSRGMLCIIVTFAAFFLSVFLAFLLNAVDNIKKDPEAMAKLSAGKRRKES from the coding sequence ATGGATAATGAAATAACCAATGATACGGATGAAATCAGTTTAATAGATCTTTTTGCCGTTTTGCTGCGGCATAAAGCGCTGATAATTTCCGTTACGGTAACGGCCGCTCTCGCCGTCGTTATTTTCTCTATTGTTTCTCTGGCGCTTCCGCCGGATATTTCACCGCTGCCCAACGAATATACGCCTTCTGCCCATATGCTTATCAACGATTCGTCTGCTTCGGGGTCAGGCGGCTTGTCCGCAATGATCAATTCAAGCGGACTCGGCAGTCTGGCGAGTTTGGCCGGTGTTTCGACTTCAAGTCAATCTTACAGTTCTCTCGCCGTATATCTTGCCGGTACGAATTTGTTTCTCGATACGATTGTCGATAAATTCGGATTTATTGAACTTTGGCAAATCAAAAAATCGCCGCGCGCCGAAAGCCGTAAAATGCTGAAAAACCTGCTTACCGCCTCTTTTGACGAAAAAACGGCGGTTTTTACGATCAGCTTTACCGATATAGACCCCGTTTTTGCCCAGTCCGTCGTTAATTTTGCCGTCGATTATATGGAAAACCGTTTCCTTGAAATGGGGCTCGATAAAAACAAACTTGAAAAACGGAATATGGAAGAAAACCTTGCCTCAAGCTACGATGAAATTATCCGTTTGCAGAAAAAAATTCAGGAATTGGAATCGTCCGTTTCAAACGGATACACGGCGGCCTCCATACCGGCCATAATGCTCGATACGTCCATGCTGAAATTGGAACTTGCCGCCCAGCAGGAAGTATATACTCAGATTAAAACGCAATACGAGTTGCTGAAAATCACAATGGCGAGTGAAACTCCCGTTTTTCAAATACTTGAACGTGCGGAAGTGCCGGATCAAAAATCGAAACCTTCCCGCGGAATGCTTTGTATAATCGTTACGTTTGCAGCTTTTTTCCTTTCCGTTTTTTTGGCGTTTCTGCTGAACGCCGTTGATAATATAAAAAAGGATCCTGAAGCAATGGCAAAGTTGTCGGCCGGAAAACGTCGGAAGGAATCTTAA
- a CDS encoding threonine/serine exporter family protein yields the protein MNTISIDDLIDISLQAGALVLENGGETYRAEETSVRIARALGAQNASSFVAPTVVIVSATDSDLSYHTAMRRITRRTVNLKKIAQVNDLSRRLASRGKTSNPRQVENLLDRIRRTPEHPDWLVTCMAALSSLFFALMFGGGWMEAAASFVIGMILRVVLLFLDKFLLNNFILSVISGGLISVLSESVLILGLVPSSVTVMTAVLMQVVPGLAIVNAIRDLISGDLMAGTARLVDAFMVAAGLSAGSAFGVLVFSHVLF from the coding sequence ATGAATACGATTTCAATCGACGACTTAATAGACATTTCGCTGCAAGCCGGCGCCTTGGTGCTTGAGAACGGCGGTGAAACGTATCGGGCGGAAGAAACGTCCGTGCGCATCGCGCGTGCGTTGGGGGCGCAGAACGCTTCGTCTTTCGTCGCGCCGACGGTGGTCATCGTTTCCGCGACCGACTCCGATTTGTCGTATCACACCGCGATGCGGCGGATTACGCGGCGAACGGTCAATTTGAAAAAAATAGCGCAGGTTAACGATTTGTCGCGCCGCCTCGCTTCCCGCGGAAAAACGTCGAATCCGCGGCAGGTTGAAAATTTGCTGGACCGTATCAGGCGGACGCCGGAGCATCCCGACTGGCTGGTAACGTGCATGGCGGCGCTGAGTTCCCTGTTTTTTGCGCTCATGTTCGGCGGCGGCTGGATGGAAGCGGCCGCTTCGTTCGTGATAGGCATGATACTGCGCGTCGTGCTGCTGTTTTTGGATAAATTTCTGTTGAATAATTTTATTTTATCGGTTATTTCAGGCGGCCTGATTTCGGTCTTATCCGAATCGGTGCTGATTCTGGGATTGGTGCCGTCGTCGGTAACGGTTATGACGGCCGTGCTGATGCAGGTCGTACCGGGACTGGCCATTGTGAACGCGATCCGCGATCTGATTTCGGGCGATTTGATGGCCGGAACGGCCCGATTGGTGGATGCGTTTATGGTTGCAGCCGGACTTTCCGCCGGGTCGGCGTTCGGCGTATTGGTGTTTTCCCATGTTCTTTTTTGA
- a CDS encoding polysaccharide biosynthesis/export family protein yields MNCKNCFWIFTFCFVLLYGSFAQNADLFGSSAGSSKVSNSTDSLSTLSIDASKELLKNKTSQDGELVPSAQLAMSSSDYLVTAGDVYTLAFAVGGTPVTYAISVDTTYRIRVANLAVLDVAGKTFVQTKQAVEEIVTKNYPMSGVQFVLLTPAVFKVTVNGEVTKTSVLQSWGLTRLSSVLEDLLTVYSSTRNVTVTSANGKKRSYDLFRASRFGELSQDPYLRPGDTVTVNRADRKIKISGAVERPGEYELLSDENLSRLVTYYAGGLTEFADISRVELTRLLGTDSLSGEKIYLDKDSFSADYGLYAHDSVYIPTYTELKPVVFFEGAVYSNETSSATLSASSQTRIVPEASTRIAVTFNVGENYASLIRRNKKMFSEVSDTENSYIIRRNGTMIPINIDRILYDVSFYSKESVEQYDTLMIPFCQYFVSVAGAVKVPGRYPYIPNRDWSYYIGLAGGFDENRNTNSIITIKDRYGNVLQKTDLITPESTITAKTNSFTYYFNQYSPVITTILSLITTALTVYSVTK; encoded by the coding sequence ATGAATTGCAAAAACTGTTTTTGGATTTTTACGTTTTGTTTCGTTTTGCTGTACGGTTCTTTTGCCCAGAACGCGGATCTGTTCGGTTCTTCTGCCGGTTCGTCTAAAGTATCCAATTCGACCGATTCATTGTCGACATTATCGATCGATGCTTCAAAAGAACTGCTCAAGAATAAAACGTCTCAGGATGGCGAGCTCGTCCCGTCGGCGCAGCTGGCGATGTCTTCTTCAGATTATCTGGTTACCGCAGGCGACGTGTATACGCTTGCGTTCGCCGTGGGCGGAACGCCCGTTACGTACGCCATTTCCGTCGATACGACGTACCGCATCCGCGTGGCGAATCTCGCCGTGCTGGATGTGGCCGGAAAAACGTTCGTTCAGACGAAACAAGCGGTTGAAGAAATCGTAACGAAAAACTATCCGATGAGCGGCGTACAGTTCGTACTGCTGACACCGGCCGTATTCAAAGTAACCGTGAACGGTGAAGTTACGAAGACCAGTGTCCTGCAGTCCTGGGGGCTGACCCGATTGTCTTCCGTGTTGGAAGATTTGCTGACTGTCTATTCGTCGACCCGCAACGTAACCGTCACTTCGGCTAACGGCAAAAAGCGTTCATACGATTTGTTCAGGGCTTCCCGTTTCGGCGAGCTGTCGCAGGACCCGTATCTCCGTCCCGGCGATACGGTTACCGTCAATCGCGCCGACCGGAAAATTAAAATAAGCGGTGCGGTTGAGCGTCCCGGCGAATACGAATTACTTTCGGATGAAAACCTTTCCCGGCTGGTAACGTATTATGCCGGCGGTTTAACCGAATTTGCCGATATTTCGCGCGTAGAGCTTACCCGTCTGCTGGGAACGGATTCTTTATCCGGTGAAAAAATTTATTTGGATAAGGATTCGTTTTCCGCCGATTACGGTTTGTACGCGCATGATTCCGTCTACATTCCGACCTACACGGAGCTGAAACCGGTCGTTTTCTTTGAAGGTGCCGTTTATTCCAATGAAACTTCCTCCGCAACGCTTTCAGCTTCTTCTCAGACGCGGATCGTGCCGGAAGCTTCGACCCGTATTGCCGTAACGTTCAACGTCGGTGAAAATTATGCGAGTCTTATCCGCAGAAATAAAAAGATGTTCTCCGAAGTCTCCGATACGGAGAATTCATATATCATCAGGCGTAACGGTACTATGATTCCCATCAATATAGACAGAATCCTGTACGACGTGTCCTTTTACAGTAAAGAAAGCGTTGAACAGTATGATACGCTGATGATTCCGTTTTGCCAATATTTCGTGTCCGTAGCCGGCGCGGTAAAAGTTCCTGGCCGGTATCCGTATATTCCCAACCGCGATTGGTCGTATTATATCGGTTTGGCAGGCGGATTTGATGAAAACCGCAACACGAACAGTATTATCACCATTAAAGACCGGTACGGCAATGTACTCCAAAAAACGGATCTGATAACTCCCGAATCAACGATAACGGCAAAAACCAATTCGTTTACGTATTATTTCAATCAATATTCTCCCGTTATTACGACGATCCTTTCTCTCATCACGACGGCGCTTACCGTCTATTCCGTTACGAAATAA
- a CDS encoding ABC transporter ATP-binding protein, whose protein sequence is MNIVALDAVCKNYALGSTIVPAVKNVSFEIAQGDFVSIIGPSGSGKSTILNMIGCIDTPSSGRLTLNGKNIQNLSESELTDIRKTFLGFIFQSFNLLPVLNIAENIMFPLTLNKHITKEQKKRNKAYVEYLIDAVGLTEWKDHKPNQLSGGQRQRVAIARALASKPIVVLADEPTANLDSKTGEDIINLMRKINKEFNTTFIFSTHDQSIFSTADHIIRLKDGCLAENYKQK, encoded by the coding sequence ATGAATATTGTAGCTTTGGATGCTGTATGTAAAAATTATGCATTAGGATCAACCATTGTTCCCGCAGTAAAAAATGTGTCTTTTGAAATAGCGCAGGGAGATTTCGTTTCAATTATCGGTCCGTCAGGTTCCGGCAAGTCAACGATCCTGAATATGATCGGATGCATTGATACGCCTTCATCAGGCAGATTGACTTTAAATGGAAAAAACATACAAAATCTGAGCGAATCTGAATTGACCGATATCAGAAAAACGTTTTTGGGATTTATTTTTCAATCGTTCAATTTACTTCCGGTACTGAATATTGCCGAAAATATTATGTTCCCGCTCACTTTAAACAAGCATATAACAAAAGAACAAAAAAAACGGAATAAAGCATACGTCGAATATTTAATAGACGCGGTGGGTTTAACAGAATGGAAAGATCACAAACCGAACCAATTATCCGGCGGACAGCGGCAACGGGTGGCAATCGCGCGGGCGCTTGCTTCAAAACCAATCGTCGTGCTGGCAGACGAACCGACTGCCAATCTCGACAGTAAAACGGGAGAAGATATCATCAATTTGATGCGAAAAATAAACAAGGAATTCAACACGACCTTTATTTTTTCCACACACGATCAAAGCATTTTTTCAACAGCCGATCACATCATCAGGTTAAAAGACGGCTGTCTTGCAGAAAATTATAAACAAAAATAA
- a CDS encoding LPS biosynthesis protein, with amino-acid sequence MDEQVSGTQHDEEEISLVDLFSVIIRYRKVIAVGTGIAVCAAALYLFVLPHIFPSLNKEKYEVQYALSVIRVPPSLNSEFPEVTKEVTKTDAFASRVFSLVNDPSFIAAVFKAYPFTDAKVKKLDPYEYNSYIRQTVLKESLNFELSDSTLLVTCMSSDIDSVKKFIIELVNALNTQLKSTLSPQFARISLKTENIISENRNFLESSTVDVQSLNSLLQIKSDLDVLIGTDQFVTVSSDAFVVGVPQKRMMNLVIVFFAAFFLFVFIAFLLNAVANKKKIRSVPKKS; translated from the coding sequence ATGGATGAGCAGGTATCTGGTACACAGCACGATGAAGAAGAAATTTCTTTAGTTGATTTATTTTCCGTTATAATAAGATATCGAAAGGTGATTGCCGTTGGAACGGGAATCGCTGTATGTGCCGCAGCTTTATATTTATTTGTTTTGCCGCATATTTTTCCTTCCCTTAATAAGGAAAAATATGAAGTGCAGTATGCTTTGTCTGTCATTCGGGTTCCGCCTTCACTCAATTCGGAATTTCCCGAAGTTACAAAAGAAGTAACCAAAACCGATGCTTTTGCGTCGCGGGTCTTTTCACTCGTTAACGACCCGTCTTTTATTGCTGCGGTTTTTAAGGCGTATCCGTTTACCGATGCAAAAGTTAAAAAATTGGATCCGTATGAATATAATTCATACATACGTCAAACCGTTTTGAAAGAAAGTCTCAATTTTGAATTATCCGATTCAACCCTATTGGTCACCTGTATGTCGTCGGATATCGATTCGGTAAAAAAATTTATCATCGAATTGGTCAATGCCCTTAATACGCAATTGAAATCGACTCTTTCTCCGCAATTTGCACGGATATCCTTAAAAACGGAAAACATAATAAGTGAAAATAGAAATTTTCTGGAGAGTTCGACCGTTGACGTCCAATCTTTGAACTCATTACTGCAAATTAAAAGCGATTTGGACGTCTTGATTGGAACCGATCAATTCGTAACGGTTTCCTCTGATGCGTTCGTCGTCGGCGTGCCGCAAAAACGTATGATGAACTTGGTCATAGTCTTTTTTGCCGCTTTTTTCCTTTTTGTGTTTATAGCGTTCCTTTTAAATGCCGTAGCGAATAAAAAAAAGATCCGATCTGTTCCGAAAAAATCCTAA
- the tyrS gene encoding tyrosine--tRNA ligase, whose product MNAALETLKERGFFQQCTDIDGLSALMDKGPVTFYVGCDPTGPSLHVGHMVPFFALRHLRDAGHVGIALVGGGTARIGDPSGKTEMRKMLTYDQIDDNVKKIEAQLNRFIGFDGIHAMSDNNKFWLADLNYIDFLRDIGSCFSVNRMLTFESYKKRMETGLSFLEFNYQLLQSFDFLKLHERHNACLQIGGDDQWGNIVAGVDLIRRKTGDEVFGLTFPLITRSDGKKMGKTEKGALFLDPALTPIFDFFQYWRNVADADVRKFLLLFTFLSVAEVDAIVSGDINKAKERLAWEVTAVIHGKAEADTALAGAKAAFGGGGDRASMPTATLPAALFAGEGIGVVDLFFESKLAATKSDARRLVQQGGAYMTGADGTETQLQDIAAKITAADFDGSGELILRAGKKKFIRVIYQ is encoded by the coding sequence ATGAATGCGGCTCTAGAAACGTTAAAAGAACGGGGATTTTTTCAGCAATGCACGGATATCGACGGTTTGTCGGCGCTGATGGATAAAGGTCCCGTTACCTTTTATGTCGGATGCGATCCTACGGGCCCCAGTCTCCACGTCGGTCATATGGTACCGTTTTTTGCGCTGCGCCATCTGCGCGACGCGGGGCACGTCGGCATCGCGCTCGTCGGCGGAGGAACCGCCCGGATCGGCGATCCTTCGGGCAAGACCGAAATGCGTAAAATGCTTACGTACGATCAAATAGACGATAACGTCAAAAAAATAGAAGCGCAGCTCAACCGTTTTATCGGCTTCGACGGTATTCATGCGATGAGCGACAATAATAAGTTTTGGCTCGCTGATTTGAATTATATCGATTTTCTGCGCGACATCGGTTCGTGCTTTTCCGTTAACCGGATGCTTACGTTTGAATCGTACAAAAAACGGATGGAAACCGGTTTGTCGTTTCTGGAGTTTAACTATCAGCTGCTGCAGAGTTTCGATTTTCTGAAACTGCACGAACGGCACAACGCCTGTCTTCAGATCGGCGGAGACGATCAGTGGGGTAATATCGTCGCCGGCGTCGATCTGATCCGCCGGAAAACCGGAGACGAAGTTTTCGGGCTGACGTTCCCGCTTATCACCCGTTCCGACGGCAAAAAAATGGGAAAAACGGAAAAAGGCGCACTGTTTCTTGACCCCGCGCTCACACCGATATTCGATTTCTTTCAATATTGGCGCAACGTTGCCGACGCCGACGTCCGCAAATTCCTGCTGCTGTTTACGTTCTTATCCGTTGCCGAAGTGGACGCAATCGTTTCGGGTGACATCAATAAGGCGAAGGAACGGCTCGCTTGGGAAGTAACGGCCGTCATTCACGGAAAGGCTGAAGCCGATACGGCGCTTGCCGGGGCGAAGGCTGCGTTCGGCGGCGGCGGAGACCGCGCGTCCATGCCGACGGCAACTTTGCCCGCCGCTTTGTTTGCCGGCGAGGGAATCGGCGTCGTCGATCTGTTCTTTGAATCAAAGCTCGCTGCAACCAAAAGCGACGCCCGCCGGCTGGTGCAGCAAGGCGGTGCGTATATGACCGGTGCCGACGGTACCGAAACGCAGCTGCAGGATATCGCCGCCAAAATTACTGCCGCCGATTTCGACGGCAGCGGGGAATTGATTCTTCGCGCCGGAAAAAAGAAATTTATCCGCGTTATCTATCAATAA
- a CDS encoding ABC transporter permease — protein sequence MENPQEIMELFTGGGYRFETVAMRSVFTNEMSLFYNGSYARIRKTIGVDFEAERPQLEKLPFISGGIGDGILISRAITDDLGIQVGDEIVVSFTTVRGVYNTAVLPVAGIFDELNIFGYCIYVDRKQLNRMLQLPENFVTELALYTRKGENINALVRTVADSLARSNSVVGIAQNRSEFEQFIYSVPSGTRTFVIATIEAQLEQIATLLSAITFLMYFVLIVFLLITVAGIINTYGVIIYERRKEIGTMRAIGMHKKTVRNLFLCEALFLTVFSVCISFAISVVTLQLCRVFTIENIPAANMFMEYGRLQYYVDGRQLCVNVVFIMLSVLFAVLRPAMRAASISPAEVLRM from the coding sequence ATGGAAAATCCTCAAGAAATTATGGAGTTATTTACGGGCGGCGGGTATCGTTTTGAAACCGTTGCCATGCGTTCCGTTTTTACCAATGAGATGAGCCTTTTTTATAACGGCAGCTATGCCCGTATTCGGAAAACTATCGGAGTAGACTTTGAAGCGGAACGGCCCCAGCTTGAAAAACTTCCTTTTATTTCGGGCGGAATAGGGGACGGTATTTTGATCAGCCGGGCCATCACCGATGATCTGGGAATTCAAGTCGGCGATGAAATTGTGGTCAGTTTTACCACCGTTCGAGGGGTGTATAATACTGCCGTATTGCCCGTTGCCGGTATTTTTGATGAACTGAATATTTTCGGATATTGTATATATGTTGACAGAAAGCAACTGAACCGTATGCTCCAACTGCCGGAAAATTTTGTTACGGAGTTGGCTTTATACACCCGCAAAGGTGAAAATATCAACGCGTTGGTACGGACGGTTGCAGACTCTCTCGCACGATCAAATTCCGTCGTCGGCATTGCGCAAAATCGTTCCGAGTTTGAGCAGTTTATATATTCCGTACCGTCCGGTACCAGAACCTTTGTTATTGCTACAATAGAGGCGCAGCTGGAGCAAATTGCAACGCTTTTATCGGCGATCACTTTTTTGATGTATTTCGTACTGATCGTTTTTTTGCTGATTACCGTCGCCGGTATAATAAACACGTATGGGGTCATTATTTACGAGCGGCGCAAAGAGATCGGTACAATGCGTGCCATCGGAATGCATAAAAAGACGGTACGGAATCTGTTTTTATGTGAAGCTTTGTTTCTTACCGTTTTTTCCGTTTGCATCAGTTTTGCAATCAGTGTTGTAACTCTGCAGTTATGCCGGGTTTTTACTATAGAAAATATTCCTGCCGCAAATATGTTTATGGAATACGGGCGTTTACAGTACTATGTTGATGGCCGGCAGCTTTGCGTAAACGTAGTGTTTATTATGCTGAGCGTGCTTTTCGCCGTGCTGCGGCCCGCCATGCGTGCCGCTTCCATTTCACCTGCCGAAGTTCTTAGAATGTAA
- a CDS encoding ABC transporter permease, whose translation MTILSLVVKNVLRNKKKTFLIISLVTVVSCLLLIANTIFETANRGVKKTFSGCLTGDFLISENSEKINSIFGYEMPFVSEYEPVDQLASFLPISEKLDEYDSVLQYSPIISAAVQAEIGGCKYTVPIFGIDNKTYFDVCPDIRVVKGDAASLSPGSRGIFLNESLVSVVESQAGRPLELGEEIILSTFVDGSFRIRKGLFRGVIAYPSDAEPFNKIVLSEPQILRELLNYSVSFKESQNQFEDSSLGVPVSDFSIDDLFADTSVRDTVSETSGLSLTDVESYFESETTEAVDFSEVVTWSFILIKGRDGQTDRLKTLLFDKILPGNDVKCLSWVTAAGLSAQAPFAMQLAFNFGMIFIIIGSILVVTNALVITVFERTAEIGTMRAIGARKSYIRYLFIWETFILIMSGTVLGIVLGACVCAGLQKNGIHLDNQLLVTLFGGASLRPVVSAKIMAIQCSGSLAVGFLAWIFPVHVAVNIPPAQIIGKS comes from the coding sequence GTGACAATTCTTTCTCTCGTAGTAAAAAATGTTTTGCGCAATAAGAAAAAAACGTTTTTGATTATTTCTCTGGTAACGGTCGTTTCTTGTCTTTTGCTGATTGCGAATACGATTTTTGAAACGGCAAATCGGGGAGTGAAAAAGACTTTTTCCGGCTGTTTAACGGGAGATTTTCTCATTTCCGAAAATTCTGAAAAAATAAACAGTATATTCGGATATGAAATGCCGTTCGTATCCGAATATGAGCCCGTTGATCAGCTTGCGTCTTTTTTGCCGATATCAGAAAAATTGGACGAATACGACTCCGTTTTACAGTATTCTCCTATAATAAGCGCCGCCGTTCAGGCGGAAATCGGAGGGTGTAAATATACCGTACCGATTTTTGGGATAGACAATAAAACTTATTTTGACGTATGTCCGGATATCCGCGTGGTGAAAGGCGACGCTGCATCTTTGTCGCCCGGTTCCCGCGGTATCTTTTTGAACGAATCGCTCGTTTCAGTTGTGGAATCTCAAGCGGGACGCCCTTTGGAGCTTGGCGAGGAAATCATTCTGAGTACGTTCGTTGACGGAAGTTTCAGAATCCGCAAAGGTCTGTTTCGCGGCGTAATCGCTTATCCTTCCGATGCGGAACCGTTCAATAAAATCGTTTTATCTGAACCGCAAATTTTACGGGAGTTGCTGAATTATTCCGTGTCGTTCAAAGAATCTCAAAATCAGTTTGAAGATTCTTCTCTCGGTGTGCCGGTTTCTGATTTCAGTATCGACGATTTATTTGCAGACACTTCGGTACGGGATACTGTCAGTGAAACTTCCGGATTAAGTCTTACGGATGTGGAATCTTATTTTGAGTCGGAAACGACCGAAGCCGTCGATTTTTCCGAGGTAGTTACGTGGAGTTTCATTCTGATCAAAGGGCGCGACGGTCAAACTGATAGACTCAAAACGCTTCTTTTTGATAAGATTTTACCCGGTAACGATGTAAAATGCCTGTCCTGGGTTACGGCCGCCGGATTGAGCGCGCAAGCCCCGTTCGCCATGCAGCTTGCTTTTAATTTTGGAATGATATTCATTATTATCGGTTCCATATTGGTGGTGACGAACGCTTTGGTGATTACGGTGTTTGAGCGCACCGCTGAAATCGGGACGATGCGTGCAATCGGAGCGCGAAAATCTTATATAAGATATCTGTTTATTTGGGAGACGTTTATTTTGATTATGAGCGGAACCGTTTTGGGGATCGTACTGGGGGCGTGCGTTTGTGCCGGTTTGCAAAAAAACGGTATACACCTTGATAATCAGTTGCTCGTTACGTTGTTCGGCGGCGCGTCGCTGCGTCCCGTCGTTTCCGCTAAAATTATGGCGATTCAGTGTTCGGGTTCTTTGGCGGTCGGCTTTTTAGCTTGGATTTTTCCCGTACACGTCGCGGTAAATATTCCTCCTGCGCAGATAATCGGTAAAAGTTAG